The Larimichthys crocea isolate SSNF chromosome X, L_crocea_2.0, whole genome shotgun sequence genome segment TGGACTTTGATGAGGGTCGTCACTGTGCCTCTGTGAACTTTGAAGAACTctgtgagaggaagaagaaggtggaCCTGAAGGGTCAGACAGGGGGGAGAGATGAAAACTTCCTAACTCTGTCTTGTCTGGGCTATCAGATGAAGCGCTATCCTTTCCTTGGCTTGCTGATGTCTGCTTATCGAGGCTGATGTGGAGCGGGGAGGTAGCAAGAAGACTGTGGGGCTGGTGGATCTCAGTGTGCAGGGGAGTACTGCTGTAAGGGTGGGGCTGGAGGTGTAGGGGTGTATCCTGCTTTGAGGAAAATGAGCTTGAGGGGTGTGTGCGCTTACATTGGCTCGGAGGGgctgcaaacttttttttgtctttactcACATCACAACTACTGGTTCCTTTAGGACTTAAGTTGAGCTCTAAGCTGGAGCTACAGGGATGTTTTAACCTGGGTGCACTGCCCTCTGTTGGGCCACTGTGGGCAGAAACTCTGGTTGGACTTTCGGAGGTCTGAGGTGTGTGGGGTAAAgcaggagaagagaaaacagagagtgaAGAAGGGTCGCCTTTGGGGAACAGCTGCGTCCTGCACATGCTGCTTTTCGTCTgagtggagctggagctggtcATGCTTCGTCTATGCTGGAGCGGTGTGGATGGGATCAGCCAGGATACTTCTGGTGAACAGTCCACTGGACTCTGGTCACACTTGTTCACTGCTGCAGACCGATCATCAGGACTAAACTCTAAACTACGGAACTTTTTATTGTCTTGGGTGGGTTCATCAAATTTCAGGATTGGCTGAGGTATGATCTGGGTGTAGCTCTGTTGTTTCTGAACAACATGAGGAGAATGTGGCGAAGGACTGCGGGAACTAAGAACCACCTCCATCCCCTCGCTTGAGTCGGACAAAACTATGAGCTCAGGTTCCTTCTTTATCTGAGGTGAATCGGGAGAAAGAGGGACACAAATACTATGAGGACCTTGGCTTTCTTGCTTCAAATGCAGACTTTCTTTAGGCTCGTCCAGGTCTGCAGCATCTGTACCCCAGTCACCCACTTGACCAGGGGACCGACCCGGGACAGGCAGGTTGGATGTATTGGGTGGAGGGCTGAGGGAGAGGTCATGGACTAAACTTGCTGAAGACTGAAGCAGAGTTCTGCCAGACCACTCTAATGAGGATTTATGAAGGGACTGGTGTTTCTGCAATTTAGGCGTGCATATCTTTGGCTGGCCAGAGGTAGAAGGTAAGTAGGAGGGATCTCCTTCGTTGTAGACCCCACAGGAGACTGAAAAGAGGTGGCTGTAGCTGCGATCCAGGCTGGGGTCCTGCTCAATGAGAGAATTcggctgcaggtttttattGCTGAAGCCTGCTGAACTTCTTTTAGGTTCTGTCGGTTTTGTGAATACTTCTTCTGCGTCATCTTCCTCATctaccacctcctcttcttcctcctcgtccacgctgtccttctctcctccctctttttctgcGTGGCAGCAAACTCATAgatctcctccagctcttcttcGTTCACCTTCTCCTCACCAATCTCTCTTTCAACTGCTGTGAGGTCATCAGCTCGATGATCTTCTTTCAAACCTTTCTCTTCGTCTCTTCCTTCATCTGTATCCGTACCCTCGTTGTCTTCATCCTCTTCGTTCCACATGGAGCGGAGCAGCTCCACAAAGGCCTGATCTATTTGATTGTTGACATTTGTGTAGTCTTCCTCATCTCCCAAAGTTGCTGCATCCTGGTGGAGCTCACAAAGCTGTTGTAGCTCCTGCAAGTCAAACcttaacaaacagaaaaagaaaagagagtaaGTCTCAAATGATCAATCCATCAACACATCAGAACAAAACCCTGAAGAAACAGTGAACCAAATTAGTTGGACCAGATGTGGACCAACACAGCAcggattcacacaggatcaggtgCCATGAGAAAAACGGGAGatctttcaattcatttcagtggagggTCGTGTGTTTCCGCACCGGCCTTCCACAACACAGGGGCTGCCGCAAAAAAATGCACCAGTGTGTGGGAGAGCAAACGGAGCCCGACGTCATGCTCCGCAAGCtgatcagacactcagatctgTCCACCTCCacaacctccacagacagcctgaaatgtctctgaagcagagactattcaggtggattcatggtctaaatctacctgtgtgtgtgttctgactttgtttttttcatgtacccagcttcaaTAACAGTGAACGAGCGAGTACCAGTttcgataaagctgttaatcagagaaataaaaagttatttcctggttgtttcacagcggttacactcagcacatatagacacacCCACAGCAACCCACCTACGCTCCCCTCACCCCCCCACCACTGGACAACCCTGCTACGAGATGCTGCAatccctgatcctgtgtgaatccaTGCTAAATCTGTAAGACATATACTGAATAATAACCTGGATGCAAGCTCCAGTACATGAGGCCACAATGATCCTGGGATGGAGCAGCGTGCTGTGTAGATGTACTGCAGCAAAGCAAACACTGCCTGTCCTGGGACGTCGCTTATCAACACCCTCTGGGCTGCAGGCATTCCTTCCTCCTGCACCCCAAAACCACTTTCATGTACCTGTGAGAGGAGcggaggaagaaggagaacaTGATGGGTTAAAGGGCACTAATGATGTTTCTGCTTAAAGATGATCAAATCTGTACCTTGTAAAAATCTTATCTAGATGGTATgtagaaaaatatgttttaaaaaatgacaaactgaggCAGAAGTTTTGGACTGACTCTGGCTGACAAATCACTGCTAATCACTGGAAAGTTTCTGCTTAATTAGTGGAGCTGAAACTACTGACTAGTAAGTGTCTgtctattttacttttataatcCCTCAGCAAGAAAATTATACTTcacagaatatatattttaacaaaaGTATGCAGCCCTGTTTCTGATGCAAGCATGGCATTTTACCATTTCTGCCAGCAGGGGACAGCGAGCAAGCGCCATGAAGGAATGAGCAAAGTAGACCTCTCCACTGTCCACCTGGAGCTGCACATCACTGAGCTGAGGGTTGTTCACCATGCTGCTCAGGTCTGATGACAGCCTGGACAGCGCCACCTACAGAGGAAACACCAGAAGGAAATTCTGGGGTCAGTCCACTGCAGTTAAGAGTTAAACATGAGGGCAAACACCAGCAGGAGACAAGGCATAGTACTGACACAAGTCATACAAAACACATCAGATTAGgggagaaaatatttttgttagaTTATTTGGACacattattttgtgtatatagtaTTCAATCATAACACGTGAGGAAAACCTTTCATTTATAAAGGTTTCATATGAATTAAAGAAGAAGAGCTCTATCTTTTAGCACTACTGAGAAGATTTTGCCAGATACAAATGAAAGAGATTGATTGAAGattgaaaaagtcaaaataagtCTGACTACAACTGGACTTACAAATTGGCCTTGAGTTTTATCTGCTCCCGGCTGATAGGTCGTCCTCCTCGCTCGGTCCTTgctgtcatctgtgtgtgtggtttctggTAGGAAGCCGCTCACACAGAGATCAGCCTGCTCTTCTGACTCCTCCAGGAGGAAGCCGCTCAGATGAAGGTTTACGGTTGGACAGGCACTCTTGTCTGTAGGAACGAAGACAATCAAAGACCCAAACTGATGACCAACAAACAACAATTTGGGTTGTTACTGTGGAATTACAATACTGTAGCAGTATAATCAAGACTATTTTACCATTATGGTTCATTTGTACAGATTTGTTTCCATTATCTGGTCATGTACATGTCTCCACTAGTCTCCATTACCTGAAGCTGTGTAACCACACTGGGTCATGGTCATGCCATCTTCAGCCAGCTCCATCAGGTCTCGGAGTGTCTGGCTGCTCACTGGGAGTTGCCCTGTCCCCGGGGTAGAGGGAGCCGGAGAGGAGGCAGCAGTCTGAGAGGAGGATAGGAGGATGGAGGCCTTGGCTACTGTAACAGGAGTTCCTTCACTCGTAGGTTGGACAGAAGATTCAGGCTTGTTGACGGTGTTGGAGGTGGCCGCATCAATCTAGAGGAGAAGGAGAATCAGTATAACTTTGATTGtcgtttttttacatttcaaaagttTTTACACAATCAGAATAACAGCCgtcagtgttttcattgttttgacaCAAAATTCAGTCAGTGACAACTTTAACCCCATAGAGGAATTCTTTATCTCATGGAGAGGAGAAGTTTATGATCAGCTGTCTCGGTACAGTATGTGATAAGAGCTGGGTTCTAGACAGATCTGCAGAAGACTGTCAAGGATGGATGGGCTCAGGCACGCAGAAAGGACATAAGTTAACCACACACAGAGGATAGGTGTTCAGAAGGTCACCCACTGAGTCCCAAAGAACACAGCTATCACTTTTCACCCCACTTGCAACTCACATGCTCAGTCTGTGGCCTTGTGCATGCAAATCACATGAACTTCAGGTTGCTCTGGACCAATCAAAAAAACCACCAGTTACTGAATGTATCTCTGACCTGAGCCAAGGGAGAGGACTTAAGTAATACACTGCTGCAGTTTTGTTGGACTTTTCTTGTCAGCTGCAGCTTTGGGATGTtcagattttcttcttctggacTAGTAATAAGTTGCTGGTTTTCATAATTCATGTGCGTCCATGAGAATGTGAGTACATTGTTTAGTTTTGTTCTGAGCCCTTTGTTGACGTTGCTGTGGTTTTCATCACTGTACATACTTTATctcatatattgtatattatcgCTGTGCTCTGATTTCATGTATATAATAACTGGATAGTCACATCATCTTTGTTCATTAATTTTCgtaatttattcatcatttcatgaTTCTGACTTGCTCGTATCTGCatactttttaatgtttattctcTCCAGACCATAGACCAGCACTAAAGAATTTTGACTGTATCGAATCATCATCactgaggttaaaaaaaaaaacagaagcaatgTATGAAAACACATCTTTGGTCTCTCTCACCGTCGATGATTCCCAAGGCGTGATGAACTCTCTGAGCTCCGGGGTGTagaaatcagacagacaggtggagccACCATGCAGTAGCGCGCTCATCTGCCAGAGGGGGGCAGCACCTTTCCAGCCAGGCAGACTGCTGGGGCAGCGGGTTGGAgttggaggagaggaaggcCGGCTGCGGAGGAGTAGAGCAGAGACACGCTCCTGCAGCCTCGTCAGAGCCACCTCAGCATCTTGAATGAGAAGGAGCGGAGGAGGTCGAGGGACGGCGCCTTTTTTCCGCTTCCCACGCCCCTTACCTGcaagagaagaggggaggaggagagagagggaggtgaagCATCTGAAGGCCCATAAATCTGTACAAAACGTGTctactaaaatatatatttagtagGAATATACAATTCGAAGCATAAGGTTGTCTTGTTAGATGACAGACAGTGATGTATACGCTACTTCCTGGCAAAAGGTGACACACTCTTTAATGCATTTACCACAGAACCTGATGTGGTTTACCTTTGTCCTACTGAACTCTTTTCGGTTAGCACATTCCACCACAGGTACATATTTCAAAATTTTGCTTATTCTTCATGAAGGTGTAACTTTTGGTTGCACTACTTTCGTCAACCTTGGAAACAAACTTGCAGCAGAAGCCGCAGCACGACCGAAACTCACAGCTCACGTCAGATATGTGTGGTTACACGCTCTACAGCCATTCATGATGCAGATTCTGTGGCCAATGGCATTAAATCGACATCagtttgctttgtgtttatttaatacaCCAAATCTAtgagttttgatttatttgattgtgACCATGAGCTAATGTTTATGCATCAGTCTCCATATAATACACACATCAGAGCTGATACATCAGATGGAGCAAATGTTAAAGATAAGACGTTTCACTCTCGTGTAAGGAACAAAGAgtaatttaatgaaaacaaaccaaagttcTGCATCTGTATCATCAAACAGGTGATTAATTCCATCTGTAACAATTTTAAAGCATTAATTCACTGTGAGCGACATTCACTAACCCTTTAAACCTTCTTTTGTGTGGACAAACACAGATGATGTAGTGATGTTACTGTACCTGCCTCTGGTCTCCACTTCAGCACTGGAGTACCGGCAACGTCACAGGCAGCGGTCTCAGTTTGTAACCACCTCTCTGACTCCCTCTCCTGATTCAGAAGAGAGGTGGACAGAGCCAGGGCCACCATGGTGTCTTCGTCCATTGGTTCAGCCTTCTTTCTAGGTTTCTTCCTCGCTTGGACGCCTGGCATGGTCGGGCCTTTTCTTTTGGTGCCTCCAGTTTCTGTGctgaagaggaaaataaatagaGAACAGCTAGAACTTAGTAACTACTCATATGCTTTACTACATATTAAGGTAGTCTTGCGGCCGGACTAAACTAAGGATGACTCACGTGTTGGCAGCGGGCACATTCTGGGTCTCCTCACTTTGTCTCTGCAgagcctgcagcagcacagccgGAGAGACACCCATGTCTGTGGAGCAGCGCTTCAGGTGAGTTGAGCGACTCTTCTGGGACTTGAACTTCTTGCCACAGATGGGACAGTCAGGGACAccgggagggggaggaggaggagaaggggctGGAGCACTCTCTTCACTCTTATCCAAACACCTGCAAAGAGGGATCACCCTTCAGTGCTCGTCTATGGCTTTGAGTCAAGATGTGCCTGCAGCGTAAGTAGAAATATCCAAACCTGTTGAGGTGCTGCGTGCGCCCCTCAGGGCTCATGTGCGACAGGTCTTTGTGGCAGATCTGACAGAAGAAGAGGCCTCCGTCCTCCAGGTCCACCGTCGGGACTGCTGCTGCCTCCCTGTCCAGCTCTTGCTGCAGCCTCAGGGCCAGAGCCTCATCAGTGTCCTGGGGCTCCAGGTGGAGACCTGAGCTGAAGGAATCTGGGGGGTGCAATTGAAATAATGTAAATTCAGATACAAATAAAAGGGTGTGCAAAAATATCTGTGCTGTCATCCAAAACCTTTCTCACCCATTTGCTGATGGCAGAGCTAAATAAACACTTTACTAAACCATAACATAAATCCAGTTGCCTGTCGGCGTCACGTACAGTTTGAAATCATTCAAACCATCTGAAATCAGCGTCCTGTCATCTCACCGTGTCTTtgcagcagaggtggaggagcagcacAGTCCCTCTCGTGGTCCGTCGTCTGGCTTTTGTCCTTGTGCATCATCCTCTGTGGACTGGCTCTTTTGAACTGCTGCATTCTGTCGAGCACTTTGTCTTTCGCCCTCAAACCTCTCTCAGCtttcagtcctgctgctgctgctgctgctgcagctgcagacacacctgACGACCCAGCATCTCCTGAGTCATATCCGGTCCGTCCACAGATGACAGGCTCTTTCGCTTCTGCACCTGTACAAACAGGCTGGGTCCCGGCACACTTAGCAGACCCAACATCGCCAtctcttttgttgttatttctccttttcttgtcACCGTTGCTCGCCTGGCTGGAGGGATGTTGCTCTGCCTTCCTCGCCTGTCTGGGCTCACCTGGTTTCTTGCGGACTCGTTTCAGCAGCTTTGAGCAGAGATCTACAAAATCCTGGTCTGAGTCGTCCATGATTGTCTCTCATTAAAAGGCCATGTCAGCATCAGCCCAGAGCTGTAACGATCAGCCTGCAAAGAAAAGCCAGGTTAGGCTGGACCACAGTGTTGCGTTCAGGGACCACAGTGTTGCGTTCAGGGACCAGCAACTGTGAAAGAGGAACAGTTAAATTTACTCAAGCATTAAGCACATGTTTGCAAGATTAAGACTGGTTTACTGCaagatagaaataaaacagctttgCTGCCCTTCAATGCAGACACATATCTACACAGCTGAGTTAAATCTGGGTCGATCTGTTGAgaggaaatgtttgaaaatgtttgtttggactGAAAGTATCAGTTAGACAGAGAGGTTAGCCGGCTAGCCGGTGATGCTAACGCTTTATCCTCACCCAGGTTTGATgaatttgttttccagctgcAACTTTTCACCTCATGGCTGTTCGTTACGGAGATCATCATGTGTCTGAACTATATTCAACGTTATGTGTCGATTATGTGGCCGCAGACAGGAAggcttgttttcatttcaaaaggaCTTACCGCGTCACTTTCGGCGTCCGGTCACGTGACGGCGAATGAACCAATCAGTCAAGTGCCGTCCAGGTCACGTGAGCTGCAGGATCAATATTTATAACTGCGTCTTTAAAACGTCAGGTCTGATTCATTTGAGTAATTAATAAGAGTTAAGagttaaatgatttttaatttacaCTATTTaataatgtgtgcatgtttaagCAGCTGTTGAATTACAAAAGTACATTAGTTGTACTTATATAAATaacctaaaaattaaaaaaacctgcggtcaaaaagttaaaataataataaaaatatgatcaaataataataaagtatatatacatgtattttaagGCTGTGCAGCACCTTCCTACCGACagtatttgtccttttttataACTTAGTTTGGTACAAttcaatagatagatagatagatagatagatagatagatagatagatagatagatagatagatagatgtaacATATATCCAGTGCTCTGTGAGATGCTGTGCCCtcagttaacattaaacatttattaatctaTATAATTTGATGTTATTGTATATTGTCCACTTTCCACTCTGTTCTGACGGTATGCCTCATGTGTTGCCTATTAACAGCACTGTTTCATGCACTCAACagcacagctgatcacctctgtcacaggGGACACAGGTGTAAAAGTCAACAGCCTTTCCAACATGTTATGCTTTGTTAGAAATTGATCCGTCAATTGTATACAAGTTCTGTTTCACATGTAAAGcttgtgcagtgtttgtttttgtataagaATACCtggttttttttaatattggcaTTAAATAATTAGTTTGTGTTAAATTGTATCGGGGTGGGATGCATgctgaaactgactgaatatgGCACAGCCCCACCAGCTGCCACTGCCCACAACATTCAAATGTTGCacatattttaatctatatttgacattttagacTGGCGAGCATCTACAGAGGAGAACCTTTTAGACTTTTGTAACATGACTGTACCTCTGATGCCAGTCGCAGgacaaaactatttttatattatatttatattgcttATTTTTTAGCCCAGTGGTATCAAAGAAAATCATTCTCTCGTGGC includes the following:
- the slx4 gene encoding structure-specific endonuclease subunit SLX4, which translates into the protein MDDSDQDFVDLCSKLLKRVRKKPGEPRQARKAEQHPSSQASNGDKKRRNNNKRDGDVGSAKCAGTQPVCTGAEAKEPVICGRTGYDSGDAGSSGVSAAAAAAAAAGLKAERGLRAKDKVLDRMQQFKRASPQRMMHKDKSQTTDHERDCAAPPPLLQRHDSFSSGLHLEPQDTDEALALRLQQELDREAAAVPTVDLEDGGLFFCQICHKDLSHMSPEGRTQHLNRCLDKSEESAPAPSPPPPPPGVPDCPICGKKFKSQKSRSTHLKRCSTDMGVSPAVLLQALQRQSEETQNVPAANTTETGGTKRKGPTMPGVQARKKPRKKAEPMDEDTMVALALSTSLLNQERESERWLQTETAACDVAGTPVLKWRPEAGKGRGKRKKGAVPRPPPLLLIQDAEVALTRLQERVSALLLRSRPSSPPTPTRCPSSLPGWKGAAPLWQMSALLHGGSTCLSDFYTPELREFITPWESSTIDAATSNTVNKPESSVQPTSEGTPVTVAKASILLSSSQTAASSPAPSTPGTGQLPVSSQTLRDLMELAEDGMTMTQCGYTASDKSACPTVNLHLSGFLLEESEEQADLCVSGFLPETTHTDDSKDRARRTTYQPGADKTQGQFVALSRLSSDLSSMVNNPQLSDVQLQVDSGEVYFAHSFMALARCPLLAEMVHESGFGVQEEGMPAAQRVLISDVPGQAVFALLQYIYTARCSIPGSLWPHVLELASRFDLQELQQLCELHQDAATLGDEEDYTNVNNQIDQAFVELLRSMWNEEDEDNEGTDTDEGRDEEKGLKEDHRADDLTAVEREIGEEKVNEEELEEIYEFAATQKKREERRTAWTRRKKRRW